In Phormidium yuhuli AB48, one genomic interval encodes:
- a CDS encoding DUF3288 family protein — protein sequence MKDQQHPQAKIDRMAINSLLAAEPDDLNLAELARLRVRYNGFPGARDIQNDLDTLLKRWQLSEDDLFKKTRELHSQTRVFNVGTRKADEDDWS from the coding sequence ATGAAAGACCAACAACATCCCCAAGCCAAAATCGATCGCATGGCCATCAACAGTCTCTTAGCCGCCGAACCCGACGACCTCAACCTCGCTGAACTGGCTCGCTTGCGGGTTCGCTACAATGGCTTCCCCGGTGCTAGAGATATCCAAAATGACCTGGATACCTTGCTGAAACGTTGGCAACTCAGCGAAGACGACCTATTCAAGAAAACCCGCGAACTCCACAGCCAGACCCGTGTCTTCAACGTCGGCACTCGCAAAGCTGACGAAGACGACTGGAGTTAA
- a CDS encoding retropepsin-like aspartic protease family protein, which yields MKRTVLLSIAAIAIVGLPERALSQEFEGCFFIDGHGQLINLDNLCPRPSNQGTADSSMPARVAPGERSRAANLVEVPIRRRVAGIPVVEVMFNGRRSYEMLLDTGASGTVITAQMAQELNITPAGTATIDTASERGVQMDIGYVSSMEINGIALRNTPVTIGSEALQLGLLGQDFLSGYDVTIRENSLEFSRRN from the coding sequence ATGAAACGAACTGTTTTGCTCTCAATTGCGGCGATCGCCATCGTCGGACTGCCAGAACGCGCTCTATCCCAAGAATTTGAAGGCTGCTTTTTCATTGATGGTCATGGTCAGTTGATTAATTTAGATAATCTCTGTCCCCGTCCATCTAACCAGGGAACAGCGGACAGTTCAATGCCGGCGAGGGTTGCTCCAGGAGAGCGATCGCGAGCGGCGAATCTTGTGGAAGTGCCCATACGACGCCGGGTCGCAGGGATTCCCGTGGTAGAGGTCATGTTTAATGGTCGTCGCTCCTATGAGATGCTTCTAGACACCGGCGCTAGCGGCACAGTGATTACGGCACAAATGGCTCAGGAGTTAAATATCACCCCAGCGGGAACGGCAACGATCGATACGGCCAGCGAGCGTGGGGTCCAAATGGATATTGGCTATGTGTCGTCCATGGAAATCAATGGCATTGCCTTACGCAATACTCCCGTCACCATCGGCTCGGAGGCGTTACAACTGGGGTTGCTGGGGCAGGATTTTCTCAGTGGTTATGATGTGACGATTCGGGAGAATAGCCTGGAGTTTTCACGACGCAATTAA
- a CDS encoding amidase, giving the protein MNPTDLAFSSALDQARLIRTGDISPLELTQVYLDRIAQHNDRLGAYITVAEERAISTAKQQTEQWHQGDRTTLPPFFGVPMPIKDLAPVAGLPCMRGLAALRDRIAEYTPAHIQAIEAAGFNLLGKTSTSELGSMPFTEPMGLPTARNPWNLEYTPGGSSGGAAAAVAAGLAPLAHGSDGGGSVRGPAGCCGLVGFKPSRGRISQAPEGEHLMGLATPGPLTRTVADAAALLDIMSGYVVGDPYWLPNPETSFLDQLNDECPPLKIAVATEIPNWPIHPECQAAVQQTATHLEKLGHDLGIGCPDFSGLEEPFQKIFAGAIAATGVPPEALSPMNRWLMEQAGTAAELWQAIGQLRFISRQIVRFFDNWDILLLPTYAHPIIKVGQWSSHAPEAAFKAVSEWVIPCPPFNATGQPAISVPAGFDSRGLPISVQLVGKPGADAQVLHLAAQLEKCQGWTQHRPPEPVS; this is encoded by the coding sequence ATGAACCCTACGGATTTAGCCTTTTCCTCTGCCCTCGATCAAGCCCGCCTCATTCGCACCGGAGATATTTCTCCCCTAGAATTAACCCAGGTGTATCTTGATCGCATTGCCCAACACAACGATCGCCTCGGGGCCTATATCACCGTCGCCGAAGAACGGGCCATTAGCACCGCCAAGCAACAAACCGAACAGTGGCATCAGGGCGATCGCACCACTCTTCCCCCCTTCTTCGGCGTTCCCATGCCCATTAAAGACCTGGCCCCCGTGGCCGGGTTGCCTTGTATGCGTGGCTTGGCCGCCCTGCGCGATCGCATTGCCGAGTATACCCCCGCCCATATCCAAGCCATTGAAGCGGCCGGGTTCAACCTCCTGGGAAAAACCTCCACCTCAGAATTAGGCTCCATGCCCTTCACCGAACCCATGGGCCTTCCCACCGCTCGTAATCCCTGGAATCTTGAGTACACCCCCGGTGGCTCCAGTGGCGGGGCCGCCGCCGCCGTGGCCGCTGGACTAGCTCCCCTGGCCCATGGCTCCGATGGTGGCGGCTCGGTGCGGGGGCCGGCAGGATGTTGTGGTTTAGTGGGCTTCAAACCCTCCCGAGGACGAATTTCTCAGGCTCCCGAAGGGGAACATCTCATGGGCCTAGCCACACCCGGTCCCCTGACGCGAACCGTAGCTGATGCAGCGGCCCTTCTGGATATCATGTCGGGCTATGTGGTGGGCGATCCCTACTGGCTCCCCAATCCCGAGACATCCTTCTTAGACCAACTGAATGACGAGTGCCCCCCGCTCAAGATTGCCGTAGCTACTGAGATTCCCAATTGGCCCATACACCCCGAATGTCAGGCCGCCGTACAACAGACCGCTACCCATCTGGAAAAACTTGGCCATGACCTCGGAATAGGCTGTCCTGACTTTTCAGGATTAGAAGAACCCTTTCAAAAAATCTTTGCCGGGGCCATCGCCGCCACTGGCGTTCCCCCAGAAGCCCTCAGTCCTATGAACCGTTGGCTGATGGAACAGGCCGGAACCGCCGCTGAACTCTGGCAGGCGATTGGCCAATTGCGGTTTATCTCTCGCCAGATTGTCCGTTTCTTTGACAACTGGGACATCCTCCTCCTGCCCACCTATGCCCATCCCATCATTAAAGTGGGGCAATGGTCTTCTCACGCTCCCGAAGCCGCCTTCAAAGCTGTCAGCGAATGGGTCATCCCCTGTCCCCCCTTCAACGCCACTGGCCAACCCGCGATTTCTGTCCCCGCCGGCTTTGACTCCCGGGGCTTACCCATCAGTGTACAATTGGTAGGGAAACCGGGTGCTGATGCTCAGGTGTTACACCTGGCGGCACAACTGGAAAAATGTCAGGGTTGGACTCAACATCGTCCACCTGAACCGGTAAGCTAA
- a CDS encoding S-methyl-5'-thioadenosine phosphorylase, producing the protein MTDIAIGIIGGSGLYQMDDLENRQEHQLDTPFGPPSDVLVSGTLQGVPVVFLARHGRHHHLLPSELPFRANIHAFKQLGVQYLISASAVGSLTEAIKPLDMVVPDQFIDRTQHRIASFFGEGIVAHIGFADPVCPQLAALIADSASHLSFEGVDVHHGGTYICMEGPAFSTRAESHLYRSWGASVIGMTNLTEAKLAREAEIAYATLALVTDYDCWHPDHDSVTVEMVVNNLHLNAHNAQQVIRETVRRLHNAPFVSEAHSALKFAVLTPWNTVSQKTKDTLELLLRPYLSPDS; encoded by the coding sequence ATGACGGATATTGCCATTGGCATCATTGGCGGTAGTGGACTCTACCAAATGGATGACCTGGAGAATCGCCAAGAGCATCAGCTTGATACCCCCTTTGGTCCCCCCTCCGATGTCCTAGTCAGCGGAACCCTGCAAGGGGTTCCCGTTGTTTTCTTAGCCCGACATGGACGCCATCATCATCTGCTACCCTCAGAACTGCCCTTCCGAGCTAACATCCATGCCTTCAAACAGTTGGGTGTGCAGTATCTCATCTCCGCCTCAGCGGTGGGGTCCTTGACCGAAGCCATCAAACCTCTCGATATGGTGGTTCCCGACCAATTCATCGATCGCACCCAACATCGCATCGCCAGTTTCTTCGGTGAGGGGATTGTGGCTCATATTGGCTTCGCAGATCCCGTCTGTCCCCAACTGGCGGCTCTCATTGCCGACAGTGCAAGTCATCTCTCGTTCGAGGGAGTTGATGTTCATCATGGGGGAACCTATATCTGCATGGAAGGCCCCGCCTTCTCCACCCGGGCTGAATCCCATCTCTATCGCAGTTGGGGGGCTAGTGTGATTGGCATGACGAATCTCACAGAAGCCAAATTGGCCCGGGAAGCCGAAATCGCCTACGCCACTCTGGCCCTGGTCACTGACTACGACTGTTGGCATCCGGATCATGACAGCGTCACCGTTGAGATGGTGGTCAATAACCTGCATCTCAATGCTCATAACGCCCAACAGGTGATTCGTGAAACCGTACGCCGGCTCCATAATGCCCCCTTTGTCAGTGAAGCTCACTCCGCCCTCAAATTTGCGGTCTTAACCCCTTGGAACACGGTGTCTCAAAAGACCAAAGACACATTAGAATTACTGCTGCGACCCTATCTATCCCCTGACTCTTAA
- a CDS encoding RNA-binding S4 domain-containing protein: MTQDSVTIKLDQFLKWVGAVNTGGEAKLLIQDGEVLVNGAVETRRGRKLGVGDVVRVRGQSYEVAEDGEA, from the coding sequence ATGACACAGGATTCTGTAACGATTAAACTCGACCAATTCCTCAAATGGGTGGGGGCGGTGAATACGGGGGGTGAGGCGAAGCTGTTGATTCAGGATGGGGAGGTTCTGGTTAATGGTGCGGTGGAAACCCGTCGCGGTCGTAAGTTAGGGGTGGGAGATGTGGTGCGGGTTCGGGGCCAGTCCTATGAGGTGGCGGAGGATGGGGAGGCCTGA
- a CDS encoding carbonic anhydrase produces the protein MKKLLKGLRQFKSNYFSTHQELFEQLSHGQKPRVLFITCSDSRIDPNLITNAEVGELFVIRNAGNIIPPFGAANGGEGAAVEYAVQALGVEHIIVCGHSHCGAMKGLLKRSSLEDEMPLVYEWLRHAEATRQLLKENYTHLEGETLLEVAVAENVLTQIENLRTYPVIHSKLYRNKLHLHAWIYHIETGEVLEYDSIRHDFVTPDENAMLEAYPVQCVLSLPEDVEDLLPGHRQSQTQPEVAEAERDVMMPWLSSDQVARIRSGSNGRR, from the coding sequence ATGAAAAAACTACTGAAGGGTCTGCGGCAATTTAAGTCTAATTATTTTAGTACTCATCAAGAATTGTTTGAACAGCTCTCCCATGGACAAAAGCCAAGAGTTCTGTTTATTACTTGTTCGGATTCCCGCATTGACCCCAATTTAATCACGAATGCTGAGGTGGGAGAGTTGTTCGTGATTCGTAATGCGGGTAATATCATTCCTCCCTTCGGGGCTGCCAATGGTGGGGAGGGCGCAGCGGTGGAGTATGCGGTACAGGCGTTGGGGGTTGAACATATTATTGTCTGTGGCCATTCCCATTGTGGGGCCATGAAGGGACTGCTCAAGCGCAGCAGCCTGGAGGATGAAATGCCTTTGGTGTATGAGTGGCTACGTCATGCGGAGGCTACCCGTCAATTACTGAAGGAAAACTATACGCACCTGGAGGGGGAAACGTTGCTGGAGGTAGCGGTGGCGGAGAATGTACTGACGCAAATTGAGAATTTACGGACGTATCCGGTGATTCACTCGAAGCTGTATCGTAATAAGCTTCATTTACATGCCTGGATTTACCATATTGAGACGGGAGAGGTGCTGGAGTACGACAGTATCCGTCACGATTTTGTCACCCCGGATGAGAATGCCATGCTGGAAGCCTATCCGGTTCAATGTGTTCTATCCTTACCGGAGGATGTGGAGGATTTGCTGCCGGGCCATCGCCAATCCCAAACTCAACCTGAGGTAGCGGAGGCTGAGCGGGATGTGATGATGCCTTGGCTGTCGTCGGACCAGGTGGCTCGCATTCGTAGTGGTTCCAATGGTCGTCGCTAG